CCCATGTAGGCGGCTTTGTTGCCGGTGTCGTTTTAATAAAGCCCTTTGCTAGGCGGAAGCACCTTCACCCAATCCATCTAGTGTAGTGGCGCCGAAGCCTAGCGTGTATGTACCTAAACTGTGAAAAGTCAGATTCACTTAATTTGAATGTGAATCATAATCTTTTTTAGGGCAGATTCTAGAGTAGAGGTCTTCGATTGCCTCGAACGTCTTCTTGTTTTCGAGTTTAAAGAAAACCCATTTACCCTCACGCTCGGACTTAATTAGCCCAGCCCTTTCAAGAATCCCGAGGTGGTGTGAGGCTGTCGGCTGTGTCAAACCGAATGCCGCCATGACCTCACATACGCACATCCTCCTACGGGTGAGTAGTCTGAGGATTTTCAGTCTAAGTGGGTCAGAGAGCGCCTTAAACAATCGACTCTGCTGTTCAACTAGTCCTTCGTCTTTTTCTCTTGCAAGTTCCCTAAGCTCGGCTATGTGTTTTGAAGCATCCTTCGCCGAGCAGAGCGAGGACGAGATTAACCTCTCAAGCCTCTCTTTAGCAGAGGACTCAAGCTGATAATCCATAGACCTCGTTATTTAATTGTCAGTTTTGGTCTTATAGACTTGTCTCATTCAATAGAGGTCAGCATCTCTTGCCTTTTGAATAAGTGATCCCTCAATTTTAATGACACATTTACGAGGCTTATCATAACAGGTACTTCTATGAGCGGCCCTATTACTGTAGCGAACGCTTCTTTGGAAGCCAAGCCAAATACAGCTACAGCGACCGCTATAGCTAACTCAAAGTTGTTGCTTGCTGCAGTGAAGGCGAGGGTGGCTGTCTTTCTATAGTCTAGCTTGGAGTAATACCCTGTAGCGAATGAGACAAAGAACATTATGGTAAAATAGGATATTAGGGGAGCCGCTACCATGGCTACATCAAAAGGTAGTCTTACTATGTATTCGCCTTTGAGGGAGAACATGACCACTATGGTGAACAGGAGCGCAAATAGTGAGGTAGGACTCAACTTTGGTATCAGGACACTCTCATACCAAGATTTTCCCTTAACCCTTAGGAAGTAGAACCTAGTCAGCATCCCCCCAAAGAAAGGAATTCCTAAATAGATGGCCACAGACTTGGCTATTTCCAATAGAGAGATACTAACAACAGCGGCTTCCCCAGCAATCCATGAACTTAGAACAGTTATGTATAGATAGGCTAAAACTGAGTAGAGCATTACCTGGAAGATTGAGTTTAACGCCACAAGTATGGCAGCCCACTCGTTGTCACCTCTTGCTAGATTATTCCAAACTATCACCATTGCGATACATCTCGCTAAACCAACCAAAATTACTCCATTTCTAAATGCCGGATAGTTAGCGAGGAAAAGCCAAGCTAGCATGAACATTAAAAGGGGCCCTATTACCCAATTCATGGTTAGCGAATTGGCAAGCATAACTTTGGAGCCCTTGGCACTTATTATTTTTTTCAACTCCTCATATCTAACCTTCGCTAATGGAGGGTACATCATCCATATTAATCCTATCGCAATGGGGATAGAAGTAGTTCCTACACTCATGGAACTGATAATGCTCGAGATTTCCGGAAAGACGTAACCGAATCCAACACCAGCAATCAATGCTAAAAACACCCAGACTGTGAGGAATCTGCTGAGCAGCGGTAATCTACTATTGCCCTCTTTCAAATTGTCTACCTCACTAACTATCCAGCAAATACGCCTTTTAGTGTAGGGTATAGTATGCCAGAAAGACATATTTAAAAATTTTAATATGTTCGCCGATCTGCCGCCGGCGACGCCTATGTCTTGACAATATTTAACTCTAACTGTGGCTTCATTATTGGGTTAATAGTTAAACAACAAAATAATAAAAACTCAGCGTCTCATCATCTTGATGGTCGCTAAGAGGGCGGCCTTTGCCCCCAATTCCGCCGACTTTGCGTCGTTAGAGCTTCCAATAATAATGACGTCTCCTTCCCTAGGCTTGAGTTCCACTCTTAAGAGATTGCCGATCTCGGGTGAATCCTTAAAACAGTCCTCATCGGTCGGGGGCATGATAAATCTCCCCTTAGAGAAGATGAGAGTCGTAGCTCCAAGCGCTCCAGCCTTAACGGCGGCATCTCTTTGTTCAAGGCCGTATCTCAAACCGTCAGAGGCGTTTCCGACTTGAACAGCTCTGTTATAGTTGCCCACTGTTACAGGGTTCTTTGGGATCTCAACTTCGCCTAGGATCATATCCTTAAGTGGGGCGAACATACGTTTACCATGACCGGTTAAGTGGCACCCCGCCCTTGAGACCTCAACAAGCCGCCACTTCCTGAGATGCTTTATAAGCGTTCTAACAGCACCTTCTCCGATGCCCAACTCACTAGATAGTTTAGAGCGGCCGATAAATCCTCGATCAGCCATGAGTTCCAAGGCTTTGAAAACGTGAGCTTCCATGAAAGTCAAGCTAGGCCCAGGCGCCATATTGCTAGCGACTTTTTCGATAATCCTTAAAGTCTCCAACTCAAACAATCCCATTCGTCTTAATTCCGTGTATCTCACACCTACGAGAGTTACATGGCCGTAAATGACGCTATATGGTTGTATCCCTAGGGGCGACCTCAATCTTCTCTCTGATCTTGGCTTGAGCGGCGGCAAGTCTCGCTACCGGTACTCTGAAGGGTGAGCAGCTTACATAGTCTAGCTTAATCTTGTGGAAGAATTCTATCGAGCTCGGTTCGCCGCCATGCTCTCCACAGACTCCTACCTTGAGGTTCTTCCTTACGCTCCTACCTTTCTCTGTAGCAATCCTCACAAGCTCCCCAACCCCAGCGCGATCCAAGACCTCGAAAGGATTTACCGTTAAGATCTTCTTCTCCAAGTAGTCGTGGAGGAACTTTGCTTCAGCGTCGTCACGACTGTAGCCGAATGTCGTTTGCGTAAGGTCATTCGTGCCGAATGAGAAGAACTCCGCGTGCTTCGCTATTTCGTCTGCAGTTAAAGCTGCCCGTGGAATCTCGATCATCGTGCCTATGAGGTATGGGATCTTCACGCCTGCCGCCTCCATAAGCCTGTTCGCCACCTCAACAATTCGGTTTCGATGAAAGATGAACTCATTCACCTCCCCAACCAGCGGGAGCATAATCTCAAGCTCAACTTTGACTCCCTCCTCCTTCAAGAGTTCTATTGCAGCCTCAAATATAGCTTGGATCTGCATCTCATAGATCTCTGGGTAGCGGATACTTAACCTACAGCCCCGATGACCCAGCATGGGGTTCCGTTCATTCAATGCGAGGGCGCGCTTCAGAATCCGTTCTTTAGTCTCAAGTTCCTTTCCCTCTTCACCCTTACATTTGAGGGTAGTCACTTCTACTAGTAGATCCTCAAGCCTTGGGAGAAACTCGTGAAGTGGAAGATCTAGAAGCCTTATAGTTACAGGCTGATCGTGGCATACTCTAAAGATCTCTTTAAAGTCCTTTTTCTGCATTGGGCGGAGCTTTTCCAGCGCCGCTCGTCTCTCTTCTTCAGTGTCAGCTAAAATCATCTCCTGAACTATCGGTAGCCTATCTTTGGCGTTGAACATGCGTTCAGTGCGGCAGAGGCCGATTCCCTCAGCGCCGAAGGTTCTCGCCCTTGCTGCATTTTCTGGCGTGTCAGCGTTGGCCCGAACGCCTAAGGTTCTAATTTCATCAGCCAACTCTAGTAGTCTCTTCAACTCAGGCCTGACTTCTGGATCTATCATCGGCACTTCTCCAAGTATCACAGAGCCGGTGGAGCCATCCAAGGTGATGACATCGCCCTTTTTGATGATAATGTTTCTCGTCTTGAAGAACTCAGCCTCAACGTCAACATTGAGTTCCTCGCAGCCGACCACAGCAGGTTTCCCCATCCCTCGCGCAACTACAGCTGCGTGGCAGGTCATCCCTCCCCGACTGGTGAGGACCCCTTGAGCTTGGACCATCCCATGTATGTCTTCCGGTGTAGTCTCAGGTCTTACGAGGATAACCTTCTCCCCGGCTGCACCACGCCTAGCGGCTTCATCGACGTCGAAGATGACCATACCGGAGGCTGCACCTGGTGATGCAGGCAGCCCTTTCGCTATAACGTTCACTTTGGCGTTGGGGTCTATATGGCGGTGGAGCAACTGCTCCAGGTGGCTGGGTTGAACCCTCAGAAGTGCCTCCTCTTTGGTGATTAGTCCTTCATCGGCCATGTCTATCGCTATCTTGACTGCCGCTTGGGCGGTGCGTTTCCCAGTCCGTGTCTGGAGCATGTAGAGTTTACCCTCTTCGATAGTGAACTCTATATCCTGCATATCCCTATAGTGACGCTCAAGCGTATGACAGACTTTCTCAAGTTGTTCGTAAAGTTGCGGGGCTTCCAGCCTTAATTCGTCTATGTGTTTGGGAGTTCGGATGCCTGCGACCACCTCCTCCCCCTGGGCGTTCATGAGATATTCTCCATAAATCTTCGCCTCTCCTGTTGATGGATTTCGTGTGAAGGCTACCCCAGTGCCTGAGTTAGGCCCGATGTTACCGAAAACCATGGCTTGTATGTTCACGGCAGTTCCTAGGTCGGAGGGAATCTTGTAGAAGCGTCTGTATTCTACAGCCCTCTTACCGTTCCACGACTTGAAGACAGCCTTAACGGCCATTAGGAGTTGCTCCTTAGGGTCTTGGGGGAGGTCTCTGCCAGTCTCCTGCCTGAAGATCTCTTTATAGCGGTTCACCAGAGTCTTTAGTGACTCAGCGTCAAGTTCTGTGTCGAGTTTGACTTTGCATTTTTCTTTAAGAGAGTTGAGAACATCATCGAACTTACTGCGGGGGATATGCAATACAATGCTTCCAAACATCTGGATGAAGCGCCTATAACAATCATAAGCGAAGCGTTCATCGCCCGTCCTCTTAGCCAGCCCCTCCACCGTTACATCGTTTAAACCTAAATTTAGAACCGTGTCCATCATCCCTGGCATAGAGACGGGCGCCCCAGATCTAACGGATACTAGGAGTGGGTTAAAGGGGTCTCCAAACTTTTTGCCAGTCTTCTCTTCCAGCCACCTCAGAGCCTGTGAGATTTCATCCTCGAGACCTTCTGGGAGGCGGTTCCCAGATGCGAAGTAGGCTCTGCAAGCCTCCGTGGTGACAGTCATCCCTGGTGGAACTGGGAGACCTAGCCTAGTCATCTCGGCTATACCTGCCCCTTTCCCCCCTAGTAGCGAGACTAGCTTAGCGCTTCCTTCCTCGAACCGATATACCCACATAAACCCCTCAACCTCATTCTAGAAGCATGCATCTAAAGTTTATAAAAACTCCATCGGCACATGTTTAAATTTTTTCAAGCAGTTAACCTCGCTGTAAGTTAAATATTAACGCGTTCGTTCAAGGCGTGAACAGAGAAGTTAAAACTTGGTCTGCTGAATAACCATTTGAACTAGGTTGCCCTTAAAGCTCAAGGAGGAACTTCTAAGCTTTCCAACCGTTAGAGAAGCTCTCCTTTTCACCCCCTCTAATGGTAGAGTGGTCTGTAACCTTTGTGAAAGGAGGTGTAAGATTCCAGACGGTTCTCTAGGGTTCTGTAAAGCTAGAGGCAATATTGGAGGTAGACTATACACCCTAGTCTATGGTGACATATCCAGCATCTCAGCTAACCCCATCGAGAAGAAGCCATTCTTCCACTTCTACCCAGGTACTACAGCCTTGACTGTTGGTACTTGGGGGTGCAACTTTACGTGCCCTTGGTGTCAAAACTGGGAGATCTCAAAATTTGAGGCTAACCCCGCGAAGGCGAACTACATTCCTCCCGAGAGGCTGATTGAGCTCACATTGAAGTGCCACTGTAGAGGGATATCTATCTCTTTCAACGAGCCCACCCTCCTATTTGAGTATAGTTTAGACCTGTTCAAGTTGGCGAGAGAGAAGGGTCTTTACACAAACTATGTTTCCAACGGCTATATGACCTCAGAGGCTCTGAAGATGCTCGAGGCTGGGATGGATGCAATCAAAATTGATGTGAAGGGGGATACCCAAACCGTTCGGAGGTATTGCGGGGCTGAGGTGGATAAGGTCTGGAGCCGGGCTGAGGAGGCTAAGAAGATGGAAGTCCATGTGGAGATAGTTGCACTCCTCATCCCCGGCGTAAACGACTCTGAAGCATCAATAAAGGGAGTGGCTTGGAATGTTCTAGAGCGTCTGGGCCGGGATACCCCCCTCCACTTCACACGCTACTGGCCCAGCTACAAGTTTAATAACATGCCCACGCCAATCGAAACCGTCGAGAGAGCCTGTAAACTAGCCAGGGAAATAGGCCTCAATTACGTATATGTAGGGAACGTAGCAGGCCATAGATATGAGAACACCTACTGCCCAAGATGTGATGTGTTGCTCATCGAGAGGAGGGGGATACAGTTGCTACGGAATATGTTGACAAACGGAGCCTGCTGGAATTGCGGTCTGAAGATCCCTATAGTTCGCTAGAGGCTAGCTACTTGCAGAGCCTCTGCATCCATCTGGCAGCTATCACCGCATAAATCTTGGCAAAGTTGACTACATCTTCAGCCTTTACATACTCGTCCCGGACATGGGCTAGATCCGAGTATCCTGGGCCGAACGATAGGACAGGTATGCCTAACTTCTCTCTGATGATATGAGCGTCACTACATGCGGGGATAATTATCGCCGGTGGAGGGTAGCCTAGGAAGGTTTCTGCTACGCCCTTTACAATTTCAACGAGTTCACTTTTGGAGGGTGTGTAAGAGGGTGGAGCGAAGTTCTTCACCTCATACTCAAAGTCTTCAGGGAGGCAACTGGCCAGGTAGCGCTCCACTTGATCTCGTGATCCTCCTAGGGGGATTCGAATGTCGAGATCCGCTTCGCAACTCTCAGGAACCACGTTAGTCTTCGTGCCTCCCCGGATGGTTCCAACGTTCATAGAGTAGTGATCGAGTAGTCTCTCTAAGCCTACAACGCCATTCCGGCAATCTCCCACCCCCTTAGCAAAAAATTTACATCCTGCTATGACAAGCTCTTCAGCCTCTGATGGCATAACTACCTTTAATTCATCTATTCCTCGCAGCCTTGAGAGTGCCTCCATCATCATTAGAATAGCATTCTTGCCGAGCATGGGCGTACTTCCATGGGCAGGCTTGCCTCGAGCCTTCAGGTGAATCCATAGAATACCCCGCTCCCCAGCTTCAATGGCGTAACCAGTTTTCTCACGTCCAGTGCACTCGGCTATCAGACAGGCGTCACCCTTCAACAAATCCTCGTCGGCTAGCCATCTTGTACCCTTCACGCCACCGGTCTCCTCGTCGCAGACCAGTGTTACAAGCACTCGACCGGGCATTTCGTCCTCGAACTTGGAGAGAGCGCTTACTGCTCCTACGATGCTAGCTACCCCTGACTTCATATCCGAGGTGCCGCGACCCAGTATCCTGCCCTCTCTTATCTCGCCGAGCAGCGGCGGGAAGCTCCACTCAGCAGCATCCCCGGTCGGGACTACGTCGATATGGCCGTTTAGGATTAGTGTCCGTTTCCCTTCACCCACCGTAGCAAGTAAGTTCAAGCGGCCCTTCTCCGGTTCATAAACCTCAACTTTGAGGCCCTCATTCCTAAGATATTCCTCAGCTACAGACGCGGCCTCGGAGACGTCTCCTGGTGGGTTCTCGCTCCTTGCCTTAACAAGATTGCAGCAAAGTTTGAGAAGTTCCTCTCTCTTCCTATCTATAATATGGACTAGCTCCTCTTCAATGTCAAAGTCGCCCATAGAATATTTTTATTATTTCATAGCTTTAAACATCGATGTAAGGGACGAGGGCGGGAGTAAGTATGGATCTTTTTGAGGCTATTCAAGGTAGGCGGAGCATCAGAGCCTTTACCGCCAAGGATGTGCCAGACGATATGGTGTTGAAGCTCATAGACGCGGCAAGGATGGCTCCCTCCGCTGGAAATGTACAGCCATGGGAATTCATCGTGGTTAGAGACAACCGTTATAAGGATAGCTTAGCCACGGCGGCCTTGGGTCAAT
The Candidatus Bathyarchaeia archaeon DNA segment above includes these coding regions:
- a CDS encoding metalloregulator ArsR/SmtB family transcription factor, with protein sequence MDYQLESSAKERLERLISSSLCSAKDASKHIAELRELAREKDEGLVEQQSRLFKALSDPLRLKILRLLTRRRMCVCEVMAAFGLTQPTASHHLGILERAGLIKSEREGKWVFFKLENKKTFEAIEDLYSRICPKKDYDSHSN
- the arsB gene encoding ACR3 family arsenite efflux transporter, whose protein sequence is MSFWHTIPYTKRRICWIVSEVDNLKEGNSRLPLLSRFLTVWVFLALIAGVGFGYVFPEISSIISSMSVGTTSIPIAIGLIWMMYPPLAKVRYEELKKIISAKGSKVMLANSLTMNWVIGPLLMFMLAWLFLANYPAFRNGVILVGLARCIAMVIVWNNLARGDNEWAAILVALNSIFQVMLYSVLAYLYITVLSSWIAGEAAVVSISLLEIAKSVAIYLGIPFFGGMLTRFYFLRVKGKSWYESVLIPKLSPTSLFALLFTIVVMFSLKGEYIVRLPFDVAMVAAPLISYFTIMFFVSFATGYYSKLDYRKTATLAFTAASNNFELAIAVAVAVFGLASKEAFATVIGPLIEVPVMISLVNVSLKLRDHLFKRQEMLTSIE
- a CDS encoding DUF4443 domain-containing protein, producing MRYTELRRMGLFELETLRIIEKVASNMAPGPSLTFMEAHVFKALELMADRGFIGRSKLSSELGIGEGAVRTLIKHLRKWRLVEVSRAGCHLTGHGKRMFAPLKDMILGEVEIPKNPVTVGNYNRAVQVGNASDGLRYGLEQRDAAVKAGALGATTLIFSKGRFIMPPTDEDCFKDSPEIGNLLRVELKPREGDVIIIGSSNDAKSAELGAKAALLATIKMMRR
- the ppdK gene encoding pyruvate, phosphate dikinase, whose translation is MWVYRFEEGSAKLVSLLGGKGAGIAEMTRLGLPVPPGMTVTTEACRAYFASGNRLPEGLEDEISQALRWLEEKTGKKFGDPFNPLLVSVRSGAPVSMPGMMDTVLNLGLNDVTVEGLAKRTGDERFAYDCYRRFIQMFGSIVLHIPRSKFDDVLNSLKEKCKVKLDTELDAESLKTLVNRYKEIFRQETGRDLPQDPKEQLLMAVKAVFKSWNGKRAVEYRRFYKIPSDLGTAVNIQAMVFGNIGPNSGTGVAFTRNPSTGEAKIYGEYLMNAQGEEVVAGIRTPKHIDELRLEAPQLYEQLEKVCHTLERHYRDMQDIEFTIEEGKLYMLQTRTGKRTAQAAVKIAIDMADEGLITKEEALLRVQPSHLEQLLHRHIDPNAKVNVIAKGLPASPGAASGMVIFDVDEAARRGAAGEKVILVRPETTPEDIHGMVQAQGVLTSRGGMTCHAAVVARGMGKPAVVGCEELNVDVEAEFFKTRNIIIKKGDVITLDGSTGSVILGEVPMIDPEVRPELKRLLELADEIRTLGVRANADTPENAARARTFGAEGIGLCRTERMFNAKDRLPIVQEMILADTEEERRAALEKLRPMQKKDFKEIFRVCHDQPVTIRLLDLPLHEFLPRLEDLLVEVTTLKCKGEEGKELETKERILKRALALNERNPMLGHRGCRLSIRYPEIYEMQIQAIFEAAIELLKEEGVKVELEIMLPLVGEVNEFIFHRNRIVEVANRLMEAAGVKIPYLIGTMIEIPRAALTADEIAKHAEFFSFGTNDLTQTTFGYSRDDAEAKFLHDYLEKKILTVNPFEVLDRAGVGELVRIATEKGRSVRKNLKVGVCGEHGGEPSSIEFFHKIKLDYVSCSPFRVPVARLAAAQAKIREKIEVAPRDTTI
- the amrS gene encoding AmmeMemoRadiSam system radical SAM enzyme is translated as MPLKLKEELLSFPTVREALLFTPSNGRVVCNLCERRCKIPDGSLGFCKARGNIGGRLYTLVYGDISSISANPIEKKPFFHFYPGTTALTVGTWGCNFTCPWCQNWEISKFEANPAKANYIPPERLIELTLKCHCRGISISFNEPTLLFEYSLDLFKLAREKGLYTNYVSNGYMTSEALKMLEAGMDAIKIDVKGDTQTVRRYCGAEVDKVWSRAEEAKKMEVHVEIVALLIPGVNDSEASIKGVAWNVLERLGRDTPLHFTRYWPSYKFNNMPTPIETVERACKLAREIGLNYVYVGNVAGHRYENTYCPRCDVLLIERRGIQLLRNMLTNGACWNCGLKIPIVR
- a CDS encoding ArgE/DapE family deacylase, translating into MGDFDIEEELVHIIDRKREELLKLCCNLVKARSENPPGDVSEAASVAEEYLRNEGLKVEVYEPEKGRLNLLATVGEGKRTLILNGHIDVVPTGDAAEWSFPPLLGEIREGRILGRGTSDMKSGVASIVGAVSALSKFEDEMPGRVLVTLVCDEETGGVKGTRWLADEDLLKGDACLIAECTGREKTGYAIEAGERGILWIHLKARGKPAHGSTPMLGKNAILMMMEALSRLRGIDELKVVMPSEAEELVIAGCKFFAKGVGDCRNGVVGLERLLDHYSMNVGTIRGGTKTNVVPESCEADLDIRIPLGGSRDQVERYLASCLPEDFEYEVKNFAPPSYTPSKSELVEIVKGVAETFLGYPPPAIIIPACSDAHIIREKLGIPVLSFGPGYSDLAHVRDEYVKAEDVVNFAKIYAVIAARWMQRLCK